The nucleotide window CCGCTGTTCGCCTGTGCGCCACCGGGGGCTGGTCGGGGCGGTCGAGGCTGTGCCGGTCCTGTCCCGGTCCAGTGAGGTGCCCGTGCCCCGTCGTCCGTCCCGTCCCCTCTCCGGTGTGCTCGCGCTGAGCGCCCTCGCCCTGGTGGCCGCCGCCACCCCGGCGACCGCCGCGGCCCAGCCGCGCACCTTCGTCCCGCTGGCCACCTTCGCCGTCCAGGGTGAGGTGGCCGAGATCCTCTCCGCCACCCCCGACGGCCGCACCGTGCTCTACACCGACTCCGAGCTGGGCCAGGTCGGCATCGTCGACCTCAGCGTGCCCACCGCCCCGCGTCAGCTCGGCACCGTCGACGTCGGCGGCTCGCCCACCTCGGTGGCGGTGACCCCGGGCAGCCGGTACGCGCTCGTGGTCGTCGACGACACCACCGACCTCACCCGCCCGGCCGGCCACCTCGCGGTGGTCGACCTGCCGCGGCGCACCGTGGTGCGCACGATCGACCTGGGCGGCCAGCCCGACTCCATCGACATCGGCCCCAGCGGTGTCTTCGCCGCCATCGCGATCGAGGACCAGCGGGACGAGGAGCTCGAGGTCGGCGGCGTGGAGGGCGGGCTGCCGCAGCTGCCCGCCGGGTTCCTGTCTGTGGTGGACCTGCGCGGGCCCGTCGACCGGTGGACCGTGGGCCAGGTGTCCCTGACCGGGCTGCCGGGCGCGCTGTACGCGAACGACCCCGAGCCGGAGTTCGTCGACGTCAACGGCGCCGACGTGGCCGCGGTGACCCTGCAGGAGAACAACGCCGTCGCCCTGGTCGACCTGGCCCGCCGCCGCGTCGTCTCCTCGTTCTCCGCCGGCACGGTCACCCGCACCGACGCCGACACCGTCGCGGACAAGACCATCGCCTTCGACGACCTGCTGGTCGCACCCCGCGAGCCCGACGCGGTGCAGTGGACGCTGCGCGGGGACCTGGTCACCGCCGACGAGGGCGACCTCGCCACCGAGCCCAGCGGCGGCCGCGGCTGGACCGTGTTCAGCCCGGCCGGGACGGTGCTCTACGCCAGCGGCGGCTCGGCCGAGAAGGCGCTGGCCGCCGTCGGCTGCTACCCCGACGGCCGCAGCGACGACAAGGGCGCGGAGTTCGAGGGTGCCGAGGTGGCCCGGATGAGCGGCACCGACTACACCTTCATCGGCTCCGAGCGCGGGGACGCCGTCCTGGTCTACGAGCACGGCCGCGACGCCGCCCCGCAGCTGCTGCAGGTGCTGCCCACCGGTGACGCACCCGAGGGCCTGCTGGCCATCGAGGGCCGGCAGCTCTTCCTCACCAGCAACGAGGACGACGGCAGCATCTCCGTCTTCGGCCTGCGCTGACGAAGGACCCCGTCCTCCTCACCCCTCGCGAGCTCGGGGCGAGCCTCTGGACGGGGCCGGGAGCCGGTCGCCGCTAGACGGCGACCGGCTCCTGCGCGCGCAGGCCGGAGCGGCCGGCCTCCCAGGCGCCGAGCAGGTGGTGGGCGGTGAGCCCGTCGAGGGCGAGCGAGCACTGCGCCCCGAACAGGACGTCGGCGGTCAGCGCCGGGTCCTCGGCGACCAGCGAGCCGCACATGTCGACCGAGGCGATCTGCTCGTGGACGGCGTCGGCCTCCACGTGCTCGTCGTAGAAGACCGTGGTGCCGGTGCCGTACCCGAGACGCCGCAGCCCGCTGGAGTACCGCCGGCTGGGCTCGGAGGAGGTCATCTCGACCGCGGTCAGGTGGCCCAGGCAGGCGCCGCGCAGCCGTCGGTGCAGCCCGAACAGCGACATGGTGTTCACCGAGGTGAAGGCGACCGCGGGGGCGTCGTCCCACAGCGCGCCGTAGGCGTCGTCGAGGTCCAGGTCGCGCATCAGCCCGGCGAAGAGCTGGCTGTGCATGCGCTCGGGGGAGCCGCCGCCGTACTCGTCGGCCTGGATCTCCACCATCGCCGCCTTGGCGCGACCGCTCAGCCGGGGGATCGCCCAGGTGTGCGGGTCGCCCTCCTTGAGGTGGTAGACGCTGCGCACGGTCAGGTACTCGCGCCACTGTTCGACGGTGCCGTGCTTCGCCATGTACCGCGACAGCGACGGGCCGTCGTCGGCGGCGATGACGGCGGTGAGCTGCTGGTCGACCGGGTCGGTGGTGACCGCGACCGGGCTGACCAGCGAGTGCAGCGCGGCGAGGTGCCGCTGCTCGAGGACGGCGCGCAGGCGCAGCAGCTCGGGGTTCCACTCCCAGTCGTCGTGCACGCCGTCGAAGCCGCGGTAGTGCAGCTCGTAGCAGACGGCCAGGGCGAGCTGGAGGTCCTCGTCGGTGAGCGGGTCCTCGGTGCCGGCGGCCAGGGCGTAGGCGACGGCGAGCGTGCGGGTGCTCAGGGTCGACCCACCGGCGAGGCCCGCGCACAGCGCGGCGCTCAGGGGACCCCGTGGCTTGGGAAGGCGCATGGGCCAGGTCATGCCCAGCCCGGCGCCGTCCCGAACCCCACGGACGGGTGGGTCCCCGGCCGGAGGGGTGCCCCTCCGGCCGGGGTGGGTCACTCGAAGGCCGAGGCCATCCGGGCCTGCTCCTCCAGCACCTCACCGATCCGGGCCTGGACGACGTCCAGCTGGCCGATGATCTCGGCGGTGGTGTGGATGCCGCTGGCCACGGCCTTGCTGCTGGCCTGGATGCCGGCGATCTGGTCGGAGACCTTCTTGGTGGCGCTGGCGGTCTCCCGGGCCAGGTCCTTGACCTCGCTGGCCACGACCGCGAAGCCCTTGCCCAGCTCGCCGGCGCGGGCGGCCTCGATGGTGGCGTTCAGCGCCAGCAGGTTGGTCTGGTCGGCGATGCCGGAGATGATCCGGATGACCTCCCCGACGGCGGCCGACGCCTCGTCCAGCGCCAGCACCTCACCGGTCATGGCCGACGCCTGGGTGACCGCGTTCTCCGCGACCCGGCCCGCGTCGTTCGCGGCCTCGCGCAGCCGGGAGACGGTGTCGAGCAGCTCGCGGGCGTTGTCGGCGGACTCCTCGGTGCGGCGCAGCACGTCCAGCCGCTGGGAGACCAGCTGCTGCACGTTGCGCAGTGCCGAGGCGCGGGAGTCCGACAGCTCGATGGTCTCGGTGACGAAGAAGTCCATCGTGCCGATGACCCGGCCGCCGACCATGAGCGGGAAGCACACGCCGGACTTGACCCCGGCGCGCTGGGCGGCGGGGGCGCGCACGCAGTCGGTCATCTCACCGATGTCGCTGACGAAGAACAGGTCGCGGGAGCGCCAGGCGCGCCCGGACAGCCCCACGCCCTCGGCGAAGGACGCGGCCAGGGTGACCTTGCGGAACTCCTCGCCGGCCGAGCCGGACTCCTGCTGGAAGCGCAGCACGTTCGCGGACTCGTCCAGCGCCCAGTAGGAGCCGTAGGCCCAGCCGAACGCCTCCCGGACGGTGTCCAGCGCCATCCGCAGCGCACCGGCCTGGTCGCGGGCCGCGCCGAGCTCGGTCACCACCGAGGTGACGGCGACCCGGTCGTCGAGGGTCTCCTGCAGCTCGGCCCGGGCCAGCGCGGCCCGGCGCGCGTGCGCGAGCAGTCGGCCCAGGGAGTCCCACTTGCTCTGCCGGGCGCTCGTGAACGGCATCTCGCCGATGTTGTAGTACTCGTAGAGGGCGTTCACCGTGCCGTTCTCGACCATC belongs to Modestobacter sp. L9-4 and includes:
- a CDS encoding methyl-accepting chemotaxis protein: MRRRSSSHEKTAVSPVVMPRDVEAVEQVIAALDHGVTDNRDAHQKITAELVEQLELSYGAVWLPGPDGTFRRHGEYGPLAPAMAASASARQTTLTSADGYGGQALRKKTAVLVDETSDPATCVRWGGAQSAGATHGCMLPMVENGTVNALYEYYNIGEMPFTSARQSKWDSLGRLLAHARRAALARAELQETLDDRVAVTSVVTELGAARDQAGALRMALDTVREAFGWAYGSYWALDESANVLRFQQESGSAGEEFRKVTLAASFAEGVGLSGRAWRSRDLFFVSDIGEMTDCVRAPAAQRAGVKSGVCFPLMVGGRVIGTMDFFVTETIELSDSRASALRNVQQLVSQRLDVLRRTEESADNARELLDTVSRLREAANDAGRVAENAVTQASAMTGEVLALDEASAAVGEVIRIISGIADQTNLLALNATIEAARAGELGKGFAVVASEVKDLARETASATKKVSDQIAGIQASSKAVASGIHTTAEIIGQLDVVQARIGEVLEEQARMASAFE
- a CDS encoding iron-containing redox enzyme family protein yields the protein MRLPKPRGPLSAALCAGLAGGSTLSTRTLAVAYALAAGTEDPLTDEDLQLALAVCYELHYRGFDGVHDDWEWNPELLRLRAVLEQRHLAALHSLVSPVAVTTDPVDQQLTAVIAADDGPSLSRYMAKHGTVEQWREYLTVRSVYHLKEGDPHTWAIPRLSGRAKAAMVEIQADEYGGGSPERMHSQLFAGLMRDLDLDDAYGALWDDAPAVAFTSVNTMSLFGLHRRLRGACLGHLTAVEMTSSEPSRRYSSGLRRLGYGTGTTVFYDEHVEADAVHEQIASVDMCGSLVAEDPALTADVLFGAQCSLALDGLTAHHLLGAWEAGRSGLRAQEPVAV